Proteins encoded within one genomic window of Nordella sp. HKS 07:
- a CDS encoding histone deacetylase family protein codes for MITVFDDIQRLHNPPSFIVAGKAQPIPERPERIDILLEGVKSSGGVVVAPKSVGNETLSLVHDTRYLAFMDGLWQRWHRQPNAAEYPAPNIHALGRPSLAPVGYPDSVVGQCGYHLGDGSCPFMDKTWDAAKASAASAVHAARLIRDGERFVYALCRPPGHHAASDVAAGFCYINNSALAAEVLNRAGRRVAILDIDVHHGNGTEAIFYDRADVLTVSIHADPRRFYPFFWGYAEETGRGEGEGFNLNLPLPRGTRIDAYRTALAQALRRVGEFGPEILVVAAGLDISIDDPFQGFAIETKDFAVIGRDIADLKLPLLVVQEGGYPSPSLGANLASLLEGLRA; via the coding sequence ATGATCACCGTCTTCGACGACATACAACGTCTGCACAATCCGCCGAGCTTCATCGTGGCCGGAAAAGCTCAGCCCATCCCAGAGAGGCCCGAGCGCATCGACATACTGCTCGAAGGGGTGAAAAGCTCAGGCGGCGTGGTCGTTGCGCCGAAATCCGTCGGCAATGAGACGTTGTCGCTCGTCCATGATACACGCTATCTCGCTTTCATGGACGGCCTGTGGCAGCGCTGGCATCGCCAGCCGAATGCGGCGGAATATCCCGCCCCCAATATCCATGCGCTCGGCCGGCCCAGCCTGGCGCCCGTCGGCTATCCGGACTCGGTCGTCGGGCAATGCGGCTACCATCTGGGCGATGGCTCATGTCCCTTCATGGACAAGACTTGGGACGCGGCGAAGGCGAGTGCGGCAAGCGCCGTCCATGCGGCGCGCCTGATCCGCGACGGCGAGCGTTTCGTCTATGCGCTGTGTCGGCCGCCCGGCCATCATGCGGCGTCCGATGTCGCGGCAGGCTTCTGCTATATCAACAATTCGGCGCTCGCCGCCGAAGTCCTGAACCGGGCCGGCCGGCGTGTTGCCATCCTCGACATTGACGTCCATCATGGCAATGGCACCGAGGCGATCTTCTACGACCGCGCCGATGTCCTCACCGTATCGATCCATGCCGATCCGAGGCGCTTCTATCCTTTCTTCTGGGGCTATGCGGAAGAGACCGGGAGAGGCGAGGGGGAGGGCTTCAACCTCAACCTGCCGCTGCCGCGCGGCACACGGATCGATGCCTATCGCACCGCACTTGCCCAGGCCCTGCGGCGCGTTGGTGAGTTCGGCCCGGAGATTCTGGTCGTGGCGGCGGGACTCGATATCTCCATCGATGATCCCTTCCAGGGCTTCGCCATCGAGACCAAGGACTTCGCTGTCATCGGCCGCGATATCGCCGATCTGAAGCTGCCGCTCTTGGTGGTGCAGGAGGGCGGCTATCCCTCGCCAAGCCTCGGCGCCAATCTCGCTTCATTGCTGGAGGGCTTGCGGGCATGA
- a CDS encoding GNAT family N-acetyltransferase, with amino-acid sequence MTLMIRPMRAEDAPGVVAMVHGLARDTAPDVTPKLTAESLVDNDDLIQVTVAEDASGILGACLTLLTFSTWRGLKGLYVVDLFIDGKARNRGIGLKLLREAARRGRARGARFIKLEVLTTNDGAARFYERLGFARHDEDRLFVLEDEQVTAFLEERE; translated from the coding sequence ATGACCTTGATGATCCGGCCAATGCGCGCCGAGGATGCGCCGGGCGTCGTAGCGATGGTCCATGGCCTGGCGCGCGACACGGCGCCGGACGTCACGCCGAAGCTGACGGCTGAGAGTCTCGTGGACAATGACGATCTCATCCAGGTCACCGTCGCCGAGGATGCAAGCGGCATTCTCGGCGCCTGCCTGACGCTGCTGACCTTCTCGACCTGGCGCGGCCTCAAGGGCCTCTATGTCGTCGATCTGTTCATCGATGGCAAAGCGCGCAACCGCGGCATCGGCCTGAAGCTTCTGCGCGAGGCAGCGCGCCGCGGCCGTGCCAGGGGCGCCCGCTTCATCAAGCTGGAAGTCCTTACCACCAATGATGGCGCCGCCCGCTTCTATGAGCGGCTCGGCTTCGCGCGCCATGACGAGGATCGTCTGTTCGTTCTTGAGGACGAGCAGGTGACGGCGTTTCTGGAGGAGCGGGAATAA
- a CDS encoding autotransporter domain-containing protein has protein sequence MSLPSAVSRSNNRNRIGGRAEPRSSKRSLLAALAERLPDLASLSNNVRRKAPALVLALPAILILLSPIAARAADGDGCNYFRNNPAFYDNANYNVSSTGPATIINQAPFGPQTGIVNFAAGTVVYYEYTVSNSAVNARLNRAPLAGVATVFVDTSTSSSGSITLPVDTRSMAASGYVPVSGSGTVTWTIYCGVRAAQVIASTTGTVGAAMSFTPVTASFGRGTYSYALSGGTLPAGLSFNTGTGAITGTPTAALAATTFTVTVTHQGTGSASQTFQLAVNASAPTIVAAFSPTSIVRGGSSTLTVTISNPNAGMQLTGVAVSASALPAGLTGSNPMTTCTSGAVTLAGDTLSLSGATLNASTSCTVSITASSATPGNYSYTSGTVSASGPAPVSGSTATTPTPLTVTAPAPTVTSVAPTSGPTAGGTTVIVRGTDFTGTTGPGGVRFGGTNATSYTVDGDTQITAVAPAGGAGVVDVTVTAPGGTSTTSAADQFTYVAAPVASSFTASALAYDVSGTNFSIAAHATNSPTSYAVGSATTAQGGLVSVDAAGLVTYSAPVGFRGNDSFTFTATNLGGTSSPATVTVPISNPVLVSVFPVGGGQRGIALSGVQINTTGGRSPHSCATTLNTGALPAGTQLNSDCTITGTPAASGTFTFTASVTDSSLGTGPFTQATGPLVLTISAPTITLSPAAGALPGGSVGTAYSQSFTAGGGTSSYNYAQTLGDLPTGLTLTGGTLSGTPTATGTFNFDITATDSSSAGSGGPYTRVQSYSITMVQGGQTISFGALPNASLSASPLTLSATASSGLAVGFSSTTTSICTVSGVTLTLLQTGTCSITASQAGDTDWNAASDVVQSFTVTPANLVLSTGGVSGNQVGASYSQSNTASGGIAPYAYALDAGAFVPGTSLDQDTGLVSGTPIIAGTFSYLVRVTDSQGTPVTAIGSITTTTIAKGDQTASFTSTAPSGAAVGGAAYTVTATATSGLGVVFSLDGASTGCALSGNSVTFTSTGTCQINGNQPGDTNWNAAPQVQQSFTVGPAAAITASVTFAPATMGAGETGVVTITFTNTNASNSPAFNALLTSPSLTERVAGDPGGTCSLGSASVPTATTVQFGDIVVAPGSCTITLSYTGATAGSTSGFTLGAFTPGGYPTTSATAGNAFAVVPTVTGVSPPSGPVSQVVTVSGTGFSTTPGNNIVMFGTVAGNVTAASATSLTVTAPATGSGPATVTVTANGQTSTGSATFTFIDKPVAADRPGVVVAFNSPGTAIDLSGSISGGPHSSIAIGTAAAHGTTSIAGDVVTYTPATGYAGPDSFTYTATGAGGTSNPGTVSIQVSVAVPTAEPLTINALSGRMVTVDLTGGAAGGPFTGGAIVSITPADTADVQLIEGGTAANRTYSLQFTSRTKTEQAVTVLYTLSNAGRTSAPLTLTFQVGARTDPSDDPEVRGLEAAETGAARRAAETQIRNFGRRMEQLHDGRCTQGMGASLSLGVPMSDNAAPQQQVDDDPTQPERIGSAGGTASDSTPAMAGADSQDPAVNCDLRDPGNIELWTNGTVTIGSRDATSGVDRFDFSTSGLTAGADIVLAPGVTFGVGVGVGRDQTDVGDNGSEVQASSWAVGAYGSFRPVEDAFIDVLAGVGGIDFDLTRYVTDTGGFATAQRDTDLLFGSVRAGIDRNDGPLRWSLFGGIEASRTNFDSYVEDGPESYSLTYDEREMDSINGLLGGRFEYSFLSGHTVLTPRGRFEYRYAFEQAEGQRVRFSDWLTGPSYLIDADGWSRSEVTVEVGIGAALPMGWQMGGDVTGDLSGNSRSMGLRLEISRDF, from the coding sequence TTGTCTCTACCGTCGGCGGTAAGCAGGTCGAACAACCGCAACCGGATCGGCGGGCGCGCAGAGCCGCGATCCTCGAAGCGGTCTCTCCTCGCCGCGCTAGCGGAGCGGCTTCCCGATCTCGCTTCGCTGTCCAACAACGTCCGGCGCAAGGCGCCCGCCCTGGTGCTCGCGCTGCCGGCGATCCTGATCCTTCTCTCGCCGATCGCTGCCAGGGCCGCCGATGGCGACGGCTGCAACTATTTCAGGAACAATCCCGCCTTCTACGACAACGCAAACTACAACGTCAGCAGCACCGGCCCAGCCACCATCATCAATCAGGCGCCGTTCGGACCGCAGACCGGCATCGTCAACTTCGCGGCGGGAACCGTAGTCTATTACGAATATACGGTTTCCAATTCTGCAGTGAATGCCAGGCTGAACCGCGCGCCTCTTGCTGGCGTCGCCACCGTCTTCGTCGATACGAGCACCAGCAGCAGCGGCTCCATTACCTTGCCGGTGGACACGCGTTCCATGGCGGCTTCGGGCTATGTGCCGGTCAGCGGCTCCGGCACGGTGACCTGGACGATCTATTGTGGCGTCCGCGCGGCCCAGGTCATCGCTTCGACCACGGGCACGGTGGGCGCGGCTATGAGCTTCACGCCGGTCACAGCCTCTTTCGGCCGCGGAACGTACAGCTATGCGCTGAGCGGCGGCACGCTGCCCGCCGGCCTTTCGTTCAACACCGGCACCGGGGCCATCACCGGCACGCCGACCGCTGCGCTCGCCGCCACCACCTTCACCGTCACCGTGACGCACCAGGGAACGGGTTCCGCGTCCCAGACTTTCCAGCTTGCGGTCAATGCGTCAGCGCCGACGATCGTTGCAGCCTTCAGCCCGACCTCCATCGTCAGAGGCGGGTCCTCGACCCTGACCGTGACGATCAGCAATCCGAATGCCGGGATGCAGCTGACCGGCGTAGCGGTGTCGGCATCGGCGCTGCCCGCCGGCCTCACCGGATCGAACCCGATGACGACCTGCACCAGCGGCGCCGTCACACTGGCCGGCGACACGCTGAGCCTGTCCGGCGCGACGCTGAATGCGAGCACTTCGTGCACGGTGTCGATCACCGCCTCGTCCGCCACGCCGGGCAATTACAGCTATACGAGCGGCACGGTCTCGGCCTCCGGCCCAGCCCCCGTGTCGGGTAGCACAGCAACGACGCCGACCCCGCTCACCGTCACAGCGCCCGCGCCAACGGTGACGTCCGTGGCGCCGACATCCGGCCCAACCGCCGGCGGGACAACCGTCATCGTCAGGGGCACCGATTTTACCGGCACGACGGGTCCGGGCGGCGTGCGCTTCGGCGGAACCAATGCGACGAGCTACACGGTCGACGGCGATACGCAGATCACGGCAGTTGCGCCGGCTGGTGGCGCAGGCGTGGTCGATGTCACTGTCACCGCGCCGGGCGGCACCAGCACAACGAGCGCCGCCGACCAGTTCACCTATGTCGCGGCACCGGTCGCCAGTTCGTTCACCGCTTCGGCGCTCGCTTATGATGTCAGCGGCACGAACTTCAGCATCGCTGCCCATGCGACGAACAGCCCGACCAGCTATGCGGTGGGCTCGGCGACCACAGCCCAGGGCGGTTTGGTATCGGTCGATGCGGCCGGCCTCGTCACCTACAGCGCGCCGGTCGGCTTCCGTGGCAATGACAGCTTCACTTTCACCGCGACCAATCTGGGCGGCACCTCCAGCCCGGCGACGGTCACCGTGCCGATCAGCAACCCGGTGCTGGTGTCCGTCTTCCCTGTCGGCGGCGGCCAGCGCGGCATTGCGCTTTCGGGCGTGCAGATCAACACCACCGGCGGCAGGTCGCCGCACAGCTGCGCGACCACGCTGAACACGGGCGCTCTGCCTGCCGGCACGCAGCTCAACAGTGATTGCACGATCACCGGCACGCCGGCGGCAAGCGGCACCTTTACCTTCACCGCCAGTGTGACCGACAGCTCGCTCGGCACCGGCCCCTTCACCCAGGCAACTGGTCCGCTTGTGCTGACCATCTCCGCGCCGACGATCACGCTGTCGCCGGCTGCAGGCGCGCTGCCCGGTGGCTCGGTCGGCACCGCCTATTCGCAGAGCTTCACGGCGGGGGGCGGCACCTCCTCCTACAACTATGCGCAGACGTTGGGGGACTTGCCAACGGGCCTCACCCTGACCGGCGGCACGCTGTCGGGAACGCCGACCGCAACCGGTACCTTCAATTTCGATATCACGGCAACCGACAGTTCGAGCGCGGGCAGCGGCGGGCCGTACACCAGGGTGCAGTCCTACAGCATCACCATGGTCCAGGGCGGCCAGACGATCAGCTTCGGCGCGCTGCCCAATGCCTCGCTTTCGGCCTCGCCACTGACCTTGTCGGCAACGGCGTCGTCGGGCCTGGCGGTCGGCTTCTCCTCGACGACCACGAGCATCTGCACGGTCTCGGGCGTCACGCTCACCCTGCTCCAGACAGGCACCTGCTCGATCACCGCCAGCCAGGCGGGCGACACTGACTGGAATGCGGCGAGCGACGTCGTGCAGAGCTTCACCGTGACCCCGGCCAATCTGGTGCTCAGCACGGGCGGCGTGTCGGGCAACCAGGTGGGCGCCAGTTACAGCCAGTCCAACACGGCCTCGGGCGGCATCGCGCCTTATGCATATGCGCTTGACGCCGGGGCTTTCGTGCCGGGCACCAGCCTCGATCAGGACACCGGCCTGGTGTCGGGCACGCCGATCATTGCCGGCACCTTCAGCTACCTTGTCAGGGTGACCGACAGCCAAGGCACGCCCGTCACCGCCATCGGCTCGATCACCACGACGACGATCGCCAAGGGCGACCAGACGGCCAGCTTCACGTCGACCGCGCCCAGCGGCGCGGCCGTGGGCGGTGCCGCCTACACCGTGACCGCGACGGCGACGTCCGGGCTTGGGGTGGTCTTCTCGCTCGACGGCGCCAGCACCGGCTGCGCATTGTCGGGCAACTCGGTCACCTTCACCAGCACCGGCACCTGCCAGATCAACGGCAACCAGCCGGGCGATACGAACTGGAACGCGGCGCCGCAGGTCCAGCAGAGCTTCACGGTCGGGCCGGCCGCGGCAATCACCGCGTCGGTCACCTTTGCGCCGGCCACTATGGGCGCTGGCGAGACCGGGGTGGTCACGATCACCTTCACCAACACCAATGCGTCCAACAGCCCGGCTTTCAACGCGCTGCTCACCTCTCCGTCGCTCACCGAGCGGGTGGCCGGCGACCCGGGTGGCACCTGCTCGCTCGGCTCGGCCTCGGTCCCGACCGCGACGACCGTCCAGTTCGGCGACATCGTCGTGGCGCCGGGCAGCTGCACCATCACGCTCAGTTATACCGGCGCCACCGCCGGCTCGACCTCGGGCTTCACCCTCGGCGCCTTCACCCCGGGTGGCTACCCGACCACATCCGCGACCGCCGGCAACGCCTTCGCGGTGGTGCCGACGGTGACCGGCGTGTCGCCGCCTTCGGGACCCGTCAGCCAGGTGGTGACGGTCTCCGGCACCGGCTTCAGCACGACGCCGGGCAACAATATCGTGATGTTCGGCACCGTGGCCGGCAACGTGACCGCGGCGAGCGCGACCTCGCTCACCGTCACCGCGCCTGCCACCGGATCGGGTCCGGCGACCGTTACGGTCACCGCCAACGGCCAGACCAGCACCGGCTCCGCGACCTTCACTTTCATCGACAAGCCGGTCGCGGCGGACAGGCCCGGCGTGGTCGTCGCCTTCAACAGCCCCGGCACGGCGATCGACCTGTCGGGCTCCATCTCCGGTGGCCCGCACAGCAGCATCGCGATCGGCACGGCTGCGGCCCACGGCACGACGTCGATCGCCGGCGATGTCGTGACCTACACCCCGGCCACCGGCTATGCCGGGCCTGACAGCTTCACCTATACGGCGACCGGTGCCGGAGGCACGTCCAACCCCGGCACCGTCTCGATCCAGGTGAGCGTTGCGGTTCCGACTGCGGAGCCGCTCACGATCAACGCGCTGTCCGGTCGCATGGTCACCGTCGATCTCACGGGCGGCGCGGCCGGAGGACCGTTCACCGGCGGCGCGATCGTGTCGATCACCCCGGCCGATACCGCCGACGTGCAACTCATCGAGGGCGGGACGGCGGCGAACCGCACCTACAGCCTGCAATTCACCTCCCGCACCAAAACGGAGCAGGCGGTGACCGTGCTCTACACCCTGAGCAATGCCGGCCGCACGTCGGCGCCGCTCACTTTGACCTTCCAGGTCGGCGCGCGGACCGATCCGTCGGACGACCCCGAAGTGCGCGGGCTCGAGGCTGCCGAGACGGGCGCTGCCCGCCGTGCGGCCGAGACGCAGATCCGCAATTTCGGCCGCCGCATGGAGCAGTTGCACGACGGTCGCTGTACGCAGGGCATGGGCGCGAGCCTCAGCCTTGGCGTCCCGATGTCGGACAACGCGGCGCCGCAGCAGCAGGTCGATGACGACCCGACCCAGCCTGAGCGTATCGGCTCCGCCGGCGGAACGGCGAGCGACAGCACGCCCGCAATGGCCGGCGCGGACAGTCAGGACCCGGCCGTCAACTGTGACCTGCGCGATCCGGGCAATATCGAGCTGTGGACCAACGGCACCGTGACGATCGGCAGCCGCGATGCGACCAGCGGTGTGGATCGGTTCGACTTCTCGACCTCCGGCCTTACCGCTGGCGCGGACATCGTCCTGGCCCCCGGCGTCACCTTCGGCGTCGGCGTCGGCGTCGGCCGTGACCAGACCGATGTCGGCGACAATGGGTCGGAGGTCCAGGCAAGCTCCTGGGCCGTCGGCGCCTATGGCAGCTTCCGGCCCGTCGAGGACGCGTTCATCGACGTCTTGGCCGGCGTCGGCGGGATCGACTTCGATCTCACGCGCTACGTGACCGACACCGGCGGCTTCGCCACGGCGCAGCGCGATACCGACCTGCTGTTCGGATCGGTCCGCGCCGGCATCGACCGCAATGACGGGCCCCTGCGCTGGTCGCTGTTCGGCGGGATCGAGGCGTCGCGTACCAACTTCGACTCCTATGTCGAGGACGGGCCAGAGAGCTACTCCCTCACCTATGACGAGCGGGAGATGGATTCGATCAACGGCCTCCTGGGCGGACGCTTCGAATACAGCTTCCTGTCGGGCCACACCGTCCTGACCCCGCGCGGCCGGTTCGAATATCGCTATGCTTTCGAACAGGCCGAGGGGCAGCGCGTGCGGTTCAGCGACTGGCTGACCGGGCCGTCTTACCTGATCGATGCCGACGGCTGGTCGCGCAGCGAGGTGACGGTGGAGGTCGGCATCGGTGCCGCGCTCCCGATGGGCTGGCAGATGGGAGGCGATGTCACCGGCGACCTGTCGGGTAACAGCCGGTCAATGGGGCTGCGGCTGGAAATCTCGCGGGACTTCTGA
- a CDS encoding GNAT family N-acetyltransferase, with amino-acid sequence MVTITPEVAADFSVREALLDRAFGKAARRRKTSERLRENRLPSEGLAFAARNRRGRLVGTLRLWDITAGSAGPALLLGPLAVDCAYQKRGIGSQLMRHALAQARKLGHRAVLLVGDAPYYSRFGFTRDGVEELSLPGPVDLDRFLGLELEAGALQDAQGVIVASGRMIPVPAEEAARQTA; translated from the coding sequence ATGGTCACCATCACGCCCGAAGTCGCGGCCGATTTTTCGGTCCGCGAAGCCCTGCTCGACCGCGCCTTCGGCAAAGCGGCGCGCCGGCGCAAGACATCTGAACGGCTGCGCGAGAACCGCCTGCCATCGGAAGGACTCGCCTTTGCGGCACGCAACCGTCGGGGCCGCCTCGTCGGCACACTGCGCCTGTGGGATATCACCGCTGGTTCGGCCGGCCCGGCGCTGCTGCTCGGCCCGCTCGCCGTCGACTGCGCCTATCAGAAGCGCGGCATTGGCAGCCAGTTGATGCGCCATGCTCTGGCGCAAGCAAGAAAACTCGGCCACAGAGCGGTGCTGCTCGTCGGCGATGCGCCCTACTACAGCCGCTTCGGTTTCACGCGCGACGGTGTCGAGGAACTGAGCCTGCCGGGCCCGGTGGACCTCGACCGCTTCCTCGGCCTCGAGCTCGAAGCGGGTGCGCTTCAGGACGCACAGGGTGTCATCGTGGCCAGCGGGCGGATGATTCCTGTGCCTGCGGAAGAAGCAGCCCGGCAGACGGCGTGA
- a CDS encoding type III PLP-dependent enzyme has protein sequence MATQRMIDFLTDRRPEGPCLVVDLEVIQDNYLRFARAMPATRIFYAVKANPAPEVLSLLASLGSCFDTASVPEIEMALAAGATPDRISFGNTIKKERDVARAHQLGVSLYAVDSVEEVEKVARAAPGARVFCRILTDGDGADWPLSRKFGCDAEMAIDVLDRAHKLGLHAYGVSFHVGSQQTKTDGWDSALAQSAEIFRALADRGITLSMVNLGGGFPTRYLKQVPGVPAYAQGIEQSLAKHFGNAIPETIIEPGRGMVGNAGVIKAEVVLVSKKHADDKARWVYLDIGKFGGLAETMEEAIRYPILSARDDDLTGPCVIAGPTCDSADVLYEKTPYDLPLSLTVGDEVLIDNTGAYTTTYSTVAFNGFPPLQTYII, from the coding sequence ATGGCTACGCAACGCATGATCGACTTCCTCACCGACCGACGACCGGAAGGCCCCTGCCTCGTCGTCGATCTCGAGGTCATCCAGGACAATTATCTCCGCTTCGCGCGCGCGATGCCGGCCACCCGCATCTTCTATGCGGTGAAGGCCAATCCGGCGCCGGAAGTGCTCTCGCTCCTGGCGAGCCTCGGCTCGTGCTTCGACACGGCGTCGGTCCCTGAGATCGAGATGGCGCTCGCCGCCGGCGCCACGCCCGACCGCATCTCCTTCGGCAACACCATCAAGAAGGAGCGCGATGTCGCGCGCGCCCATCAGCTCGGCGTGTCGCTCTATGCCGTCGATTCCGTCGAGGAAGTCGAGAAGGTGGCGCGCGCCGCCCCCGGCGCGCGCGTCTTCTGCCGCATCCTGACCGATGGCGACGGCGCCGACTGGCCCTTGTCGCGCAAATTCGGCTGCGACGCCGAGATGGCGATCGACGTGCTCGATCGCGCGCACAAGCTCGGTCTCCATGCCTATGGCGTCTCCTTCCATGTCGGCTCGCAGCAGACGAAGACCGACGGCTGGGATTCGGCCTTGGCGCAGTCGGCCGAAATCTTCCGCGCGCTCGCCGATCGCGGCATCACGCTGTCGATGGTCAATCTCGGCGGCGGCTTCCCGACCCGCTACCTCAAGCAGGTTCCGGGCGTGCCTGCCTATGCCCAGGGCATCGAGCAGTCGCTCGCCAAGCATTTCGGCAATGCCATCCCGGAAACGATCATCGAGCCGGGCCGCGGCATGGTCGGCAATGCCGGCGTGATCAAAGCCGAAGTCGTGCTGGTGTCGAAGAAGCATGCCGATGACAAGGCCCGCTGGGTCTATCTCGACATCGGCAAGTTCGGCGGCCTCGCCGAGACGATGGAGGAAGCGATCCGCTATCCGATCCTCTCGGCGCGCGACGATGACCTGACGGGTCCGTGCGTCATCGCCGGGCCGACCTGCGACAGCGCCGACGTGCTCTATGAGAAGACGCCCTATGATCTGCCGCTTTCGCTCACGGTCGGTGACGAGGTGCTGATCGACAATACGGGCGCCTATACGACGACCTATTCGACGGTCGCCTTCAACGGCTTCCCGCCGTTGCAGACCTACATCATCTAA
- a CDS encoding MarR family winged helix-turn-helix transcriptional regulator — protein sequence MADEKRIDKVLHVWVRLIRAQDSVVRKVEAAVKAKGLPPIAWYDVLLELSREGGRKLRPVELEKELLVAQYNLSRLLDRMEAAGLIERVACPGDGRGQMIQATSEGRAMQKRIWPAYRDAIAEHVAPDLSEKDLEQLAKHLGAIGGYLRPGGCGN from the coding sequence ATGGCCGACGAAAAGCGAATCGACAAGGTTCTCCATGTCTGGGTGCGGCTCATCCGCGCCCAGGACAGTGTCGTGCGCAAAGTCGAGGCCGCGGTGAAGGCCAAGGGCCTGCCCCCTATCGCCTGGTATGATGTGCTGCTCGAGCTTTCGCGCGAGGGCGGGCGCAAGCTCAGGCCGGTGGAACTCGAGAAGGAACTTCTCGTCGCCCAGTATAATCTGTCCCGCCTCCTCGACCGGATGGAAGCGGCCGGCCTCATCGAGCGCGTCGCCTGCCCGGGCGACGGGCGCGGCCAGATGATCCAGGCAACGTCAGAGGGTCGCGCCATGCAGAAGCGGATCTGGCCGGCCTATCGCGACGCGATCGCCGAGCATGTGGCGCCCGATCTGTCGGAGAAGGATCTCGAGCAGTTGGCAAAGCACCTCGGCGCCATCGGCGGCTATTTGCGCCCCGGCGGCTGCGGAAATTAA
- the gstA gene encoding glutathione transferase GstA encodes MKLYYSPGACSLAPHIVASEAGVPLELEKVDLSTHTLADGSNYYDVNPRGYVPAVRIKDGEPVLTEANVVVQFIADQKPESGLMPKAGTPERYRAQQWLAFIATELHKNFSWLWQKDTSDETKAAVKAKLEKRFAELDAHLKSNDYLLGKNFSAADAYAFTIINWVNFLGMNLKSFPSLQAYMDRVAARPKVQETLKSEGLLAA; translated from the coding sequence ATGAAGCTCTATTACTCACCCGGCGCTTGCTCGCTCGCTCCCCACATCGTCGCATCCGAAGCGGGCGTCCCGCTCGAGCTCGAGAAGGTCGATCTTTCGACCCACACGCTCGCCGACGGCTCCAATTATTATGATGTCAATCCGCGCGGCTATGTGCCGGCCGTCCGGATCAAGGACGGAGAGCCGGTGCTGACGGAAGCCAATGTGGTGGTGCAGTTTATCGCCGACCAGAAGCCGGAATCGGGCTTGATGCCGAAGGCGGGCACGCCTGAGCGCTACCGCGCCCAGCAGTGGCTGGCCTTCATCGCGACGGAGCTGCACAAGAATTTCTCCTGGCTCTGGCAGAAGGACACCTCCGACGAGACGAAGGCCGCCGTCAAGGCGAAGCTCGAAAAGCGCTTCGCCGAACTCGACGCCCATCTCAAGAGCAACGATTATCTGCTCGGCAAGAATTTCTCCGCCGCCGACGCTTATGCCTTCACCATCATCAACTGGGTGAATTTCCTCGGCATGAATTTGAAGAGCTTCCCGAGCCTCCAGGCCTATATGGACCGTGTCGCGGCGCGCCCGAAGGTGCAGGAGACGCTCAAGTCCGAAGGCCTCCTCGCGGCGTAA
- a CDS encoding glutathione S-transferase family protein: protein MKKLTLISHVLCPYVQRAVIALKEKGVDFERIDIDLARKPDWFLAISPLGKVPVLKVGDDVIFESAVIAEFLEDTIEPALHPADPVRRAEHRAWIEVASATLADIWEFYTATTEEAFERKRRDLVQRFERIEARLGDGPWFDGERFSLADAAFAPALRYFEVFDTVADFGILADKPKVARWRKALADRPSVATAVAPDYGRKLRDFIVARKSHMAGLLLQTA from the coding sequence ATGAAGAAGCTAACCCTCATCAGCCATGTGCTCTGCCCCTATGTGCAGCGGGCGGTGATCGCGCTGAAGGAGAAGGGTGTCGATTTCGAGCGTATCGATATCGATCTCGCAAGGAAGCCGGACTGGTTTCTTGCGATCTCTCCGCTCGGCAAGGTGCCGGTGCTGAAGGTCGGTGACGACGTGATCTTCGAATCCGCGGTGATCGCCGAGTTCCTGGAGGACACCATTGAGCCGGCTTTGCATCCGGCCGATCCGGTACGCCGCGCCGAGCACCGCGCCTGGATCGAGGTGGCGTCCGCCACCCTGGCTGATATCTGGGAGTTCTACACGGCGACGACGGAAGAGGCCTTTGAGCGCAAGCGCCGCGATCTCGTCCAGCGTTTTGAGCGCATCGAGGCGCGGCTCGGCGACGGGCCGTGGTTCGACGGCGAGCGCTTCTCGCTGGCCGACGCCGCCTTCGCGCCCGCTCTGCGCTATTTCGAGGTCTTCGACACGGTTGCCGATTTCGGCATCCTCGCCGACAAGCCCAAGGTCGCGCGCTGGCGCAAGGCCCTGGCCGATCGGCCTTCGGTCGCCACCGCCGTGGCCCCGGACTATGGCAGGAAGCTGCGTGATTTCATCGTCGCCCGCAAGTCGCATATGGCGGGCCTTCTGCTTCAGACCGCCTGA